A single region of the Glycine max cultivar Williams 82 chromosome 20, Glycine_max_v4.0, whole genome shotgun sequence genome encodes:
- the LOC100800455 gene encoding tetratricopeptide repeat domain-containing protein PYG7, chloroplastic isoform X1, which translates to MGGSVFTHFLVLPSSSSLSFPTLFPSKFPTKPINESVPFTLICNQFPFKLTTSRPSQFSAPPRYSCSVKKIKASGSQQTGSIRHGDNLDATKSRSLLEKFQRKMPMEFLSTLFNKQSMLSDFTTKDIVDGERSSKWVSAFLFGQTISVISPDVSYASSSARINEIYEVGELFDLSIQLIYLVLLLGLLGTGTFFVIRQVLVRRELDLSAKELQEQVRSGDAGATELFELGAVMLRRKFYPAATKFLLQAIEKWDGDNPDLAQVYNALGVSYVRDGKVDKGIAQFETAVKLQPGYVTAWNNLGDAFESKKDYKSALKAFEEVLLFDPNNKVARPRRDSLKGLVDATKGVTVIKSTEKK; encoded by the exons ATGGGTGGTTCCGTTTTCACTCACTTCCTCGTTCTcccttcctcttcttctctctcttttcccaCTCTCTTCCCATCCAAATTCCCCACCAAACCCATCAATGAATCCGTTCCCTTCACGCTTATCTGCAACCAATTCCCTTTCAAACTCACTACTTCGCGGCCTTCCCAATTCTCAGCTCCTCCTCGTTACTCATGCTCTGTAAA AAAGATAAAAGCTTCCGGAAGTCAGCAAACAGGATCCATACGACATGGAGACAACCTTGATGCAACGAAGAGCAGGAGTTTGCTGGAG AAGTTTCAGAGGAAAATGCCAATGGAATTCCTTAGCACCCTTTTCAACAAACAATCTATGT TGAGTGACTTTACAACCAAAGATATTGTAGATGGGGAAAGATCATCCAAATGGGTTTCAGCATTCCTCTTTGGACAAACTATATCAGTGATTTCTCCTGATGTTTCATATGCAAGCAGCTCAGCAAGAATAAATGAGATATATGAGGTTGGAGAGTTGTTTGATTTAAGCATCCAACTAATATACTTGGTATTGCTATTAGGTTTGCTAGGGACTGGAACTTTCTTTGTGATTCGTCAAGTTCTTGTCCGCAGAGAACTTGACCTATCTGCCAAAGAGTTGCAG GAGCAAGTAAGAAGTGGTGATGCTGGTGCAACTGAGCTTTTTGAACTTGGTGCAGTGATGCTGCGCAGGAAATTTTACCCTGCTGCTACCAAGTTCTTGCTTCAAGCAATTGAGAAATGGGATGGGGATAATCCGGATCTTGCCCAG GTTTACAACGCTCTTGGTGTGAGCTATGTCCGCGATGGGAAAGTTGACAAAGGAATTGCTCAGTTTGAGACAGCTGTCAAGCTTCAACCAGGCTATGTCACAGCTTGGAACAATCTCGGTGATGCCTTTGAGAGTAAAAAGGACTACAAGTCTGCTCTAAAGGCATTTGAAGAAGTCCTACTATTTGATCCTAACAACAAGGTTGCCCGGCCTAGGAGAGATTCTTTGAAGGGACTTGTTGATGCAACCAAAGGAGTTACTGTCATCAAGTCAACAGAGAAGAAGTGA
- the LOC100800455 gene encoding tetratricopeptide repeat domain-containing protein PYG7, chloroplastic isoform X2, which yields METTLMQRRAGVCWRQKFQRKMPMEFLSTLFNKQSMLSDFTTKDIVDGERSSKWVSAFLFGQTISVISPDVSYASSSARINEIYEVGELFDLSIQLIYLVLLLGLLGTGTFFVIRQVLVRRELDLSAKELQEQVRSGDAGATELFELGAVMLRRKFYPAATKFLLQAIEKWDGDNPDLAQVYNALGVSYVRDGKVDKGIAQFETAVKLQPGYVTAWNNLGDAFESKKDYKSALKAFEEVLLFDPNNKVARPRRDSLKGLVDATKGVTVIKSTEKK from the exons ATGGAGACAACCTTGATGCAACGAAGAGCAGGAGTTTGCTGGAG ACAGAAGTTTCAGAGGAAAATGCCAATGGAATTCCTTAGCACCCTTTTCAACAAACAATCTATGT TGAGTGACTTTACAACCAAAGATATTGTAGATGGGGAAAGATCATCCAAATGGGTTTCAGCATTCCTCTTTGGACAAACTATATCAGTGATTTCTCCTGATGTTTCATATGCAAGCAGCTCAGCAAGAATAAATGAGATATATGAGGTTGGAGAGTTGTTTGATTTAAGCATCCAACTAATATACTTGGTATTGCTATTAGGTTTGCTAGGGACTGGAACTTTCTTTGTGATTCGTCAAGTTCTTGTCCGCAGAGAACTTGACCTATCTGCCAAAGAGTTGCAG GAGCAAGTAAGAAGTGGTGATGCTGGTGCAACTGAGCTTTTTGAACTTGGTGCAGTGATGCTGCGCAGGAAATTTTACCCTGCTGCTACCAAGTTCTTGCTTCAAGCAATTGAGAAATGGGATGGGGATAATCCGGATCTTGCCCAG GTTTACAACGCTCTTGGTGTGAGCTATGTCCGCGATGGGAAAGTTGACAAAGGAATTGCTCAGTTTGAGACAGCTGTCAAGCTTCAACCAGGCTATGTCACAGCTTGGAACAATCTCGGTGATGCCTTTGAGAGTAAAAAGGACTACAAGTCTGCTCTAAAGGCATTTGAAGAAGTCCTACTATTTGATCCTAACAACAAGGTTGCCCGGCCTAGGAGAGATTCTTTGAAGGGACTTGTTGATGCAACCAAAGGAGTTACTGTCATCAAGTCAACAGAGAAGAAGTGA
- the LOC100801536 gene encoding protein SENSITIVE TO PROTON RHIZOTOXICITY 1, with protein sequence MDPKGSLCATRSSSLTSPGNGLQTNLSSDPPSFYGVRIESPFEEFIQPSPPTQSVLPGESNTDIDIPDQENCPLSDSSHTSKLQDWNPSAMLNNLSFLEVKIHQLRDLVHVIVSKKCQPFGQPHELVTQEQQLITADLTSIIVQLISTAGSLLPSVRHTLTNANPLVGQLDQLHGINLPFESEPSSGIRPQNNSGNKLFDQSIQNDLPNKLEMEQNYNMEEHEPKDEEDVDEGENLPPGSYEILQLEKEEILAPHTHFCTICGKGFKRDANLRMHMRGHGDKYKTPAALAKPHKESGSEPKLIKRYSCPYNGCKRNKDHKKFQPLKTILCVKNHYKRTHCDKSYTCSRCNTKKFSVMADLKTHEKHCGKDKWLCSCGTTFSRKDKLFGHIALFQGHTPAIPLDETKGMAEPPDIQNRESNNKVESINFCFGSNSSSENVVQNMMDMKGNNDDPMNYFSSLNFEGCNFGAFNEFSQPPFEDSDGCFSFPMSGSFNYAPKFGGGESSSDNL encoded by the coding sequence ATGGATCCAAAAGGAAGCTTATGTGCTACAAGGTCCTCTTCCTTAACCTCTCCTGGGAATGGACTACAAACAAATTTGTCGTCAGATCCTCCCTCTTTCTATGGGGTCAGGATTGAATCACCTTTCGAAGAATTCATCCAACCCTCTCCTCCAACCCAATCTGTACTTCCAGGTGAATCTAACACAGATATTGATATCCCTGACCAGGAAAATTGTCCACTGAGTGACTCCTCACATACCAGTAAACTCCAAGATTGGAATCCAAGTGCGATGTTGAATAACCTTTCCTTCCTTGAAGTAAAGATTCATCAGCTTCGGGATCTAGTGCATGTAATTGTTAGTAAAAAGTGCCAACCTTTTGGACAACCTCATGAACTAGTGACTCAGGAACAACAGCTCATCACAGCCGATCTTACATCAATTATTGTTCAATTGATCTCTACTGCTGGTAGTCTTCTCCCCTCTGTTAGGCACACCCTCACAAACGCAAATCCCTTGGTTGGCCAGCTTGACCAGCTTCATGGGATTAACCTCCCTTTTGAATCAGAACCAAGTAGTGGTATTAGGCCACAAAATAACAGTGGAAATAAACTGTTTGATCAGTCCATTCAGAATGATCTACCAAATAAATTGGAAATGGAGCAAAACTACAATATGGAAGAGCATGagccaaaagatgaagaagatgtgGATGAGGGAGAGAATCTTCCACCCGGTTCCTACGAGATTTTGCaattagaaaaagaagaaatcctCGCCCCTCACACACATTTCTGTACAATATGTGGGAAAGGATTCAAGAGGGATGCAAATCTCCGAATGCACATGCGCGGCCATGGTGACAAGTACAAAACTCCTGCAGCTCTTGCAAAACCACACAAAGAATCCGGGTCTGAACCAAAGCTCATCAAGAGGTATTCCTGCCCCTATAACGGCTGCAAGCGTAACAAGGATCACAAGAAATTCCAACCACTAAAGACCATTTTGTGTGTCAAAAACCACTACAAGAGAACACACTGTGACAAGAGCTACACTTGCAGCAGATGCAACACCAAGAAGTTTTCAGTCATGGCAGACCTTAAAACTCATGAAAAACACTGCGGTAAGGATAAATGGCTTTGTTCATGTGGCACAACATTTTCAAGGAAAGACAAGCTTTTTGGACACATTGCTCTATTCCAAGGCCATACACCAGCTATTCCTTTGGATGAAACCAAAGGAATGGCTGAGCCACCTGATATCCAGAACAGAGAAAGCAACAATAAGGTAGAAAGTATTAACTTCTGTTTTGGatcaaattcttcaagtgaaAATGTAGTTCAAAACATGATGGATATGAAAGGTAATAATGATGATCCCATGAATTATTTCTCATCATTGAACTTCGAAGGCTGTAACTTTGGGGCGTTTAATGAATTCTCCCAACCTCCATTTGAAGATTCAGATGGTTGTTTCTCTTTTCCCATGTCAGGATCCTTTAATTATGCTCCCAAATTTGGTGGCGGTGAATCAAGTTCTGACAATCTGTAG